One Sphingomonas sp. BT-65 genomic window carries:
- a CDS encoding pitrilysin family protein: protein MRRMIASLMAAALIAAPAFAQELPSTPPPIPAPKAFNVPASETYTLGNGMKVTLVPYGVAPKVVVSLQTYAGQLNEAENTWLALLAVDMMKEGAAGMTGAQIAQKAADMGGGLGIGSGLESSGVTLNVLSERAAEAIALVADVAQRPAYPDGELARVKANWNRRLAVALSQPGTLANAAITRAYYGPDHPYGRVLPTPQQFGAYTTAQLKAWHAANYGAKRSHLYIAGKFDAAAVKAAIEKAFGGWAAGADRLSLPPTPKPGPQVLLVDRPGAPQSTFSIAYPAPRAGTAEDIPMRVSNALLGGSFSSRITRNIREAKGYTYSPGSSVAFYPANAVWTFNADVTTAVTGPALKEVFHEIRTLQATPPGEEEAGGMRQYMAGLFVIQNSTPGALVNTIATRDSLGLPRDWMDKYVPATLAVTPAQMSEAAKNFPLDKLTLVVVGDLKVITPQLQALPELKGIEFKTVTVP, encoded by the coding sequence ATGCGCCGCATGATCGCAAGCCTGATGGCTGCCGCCCTGATCGCCGCGCCTGCCTTCGCGCAGGAGCTTCCTTCCACTCCACCGCCGATCCCGGCGCCCAAGGCGTTCAACGTGCCGGCGTCCGAGACCTATACGCTCGGCAACGGGATGAAGGTGACGCTGGTCCCCTATGGCGTCGCGCCCAAGGTCGTGGTGTCGCTGCAGACCTATGCCGGGCAGCTCAACGAAGCCGAGAATACCTGGCTCGCGCTGCTCGCGGTGGACATGATGAAGGAAGGCGCGGCTGGGATGACCGGCGCGCAGATCGCGCAGAAGGCCGCGGACATGGGCGGCGGGCTCGGCATCGGCTCGGGCCTCGAAAGCTCGGGGGTGACGCTCAACGTGCTGTCGGAGCGTGCCGCCGAGGCGATCGCGCTGGTCGCCGACGTGGCGCAGCGCCCGGCCTATCCCGATGGCGAGCTCGCCCGCGTCAAGGCGAACTGGAATCGCCGCCTCGCGGTCGCGCTGAGCCAGCCGGGGACACTTGCCAATGCGGCGATCACACGGGCCTATTATGGTCCCGACCACCCCTATGGCCGGGTGCTCCCGACGCCGCAGCAGTTCGGCGCCTACACGACCGCGCAGCTCAAGGCGTGGCATGCGGCCAATTACGGCGCGAAGCGCTCGCATCTCTACATCGCGGGCAAGTTCGATGCGGCGGCGGTCAAGGCGGCGATCGAGAAGGCGTTCGGCGGCTGGGCCGCGGGGGCCGATCGGCTGTCGCTCCCGCCGACCCCCAAGCCGGGGCCGCAGGTGCTGCTGGTCGACCGGCCGGGCGCGCCGCAATCGACCTTCAGCATCGCCTATCCCGCGCCGCGCGCTGGCACTGCCGAGGACATCCCGATGCGCGTGTCGAACGCGCTGCTCGGCGGCTCGTTCAGCTCGCGCATCACGCGCAACATTCGCGAGGCGAAGGGCTATACCTATTCGCCGGGATCGAGCGTGGCCTTCTATCCGGCCAATGCGGTGTGGACCTTCAACGCGGACGTCACGACGGCGGTGACCGGCCCGGCGCTCAAGGAAGTGTTCCACGAGATCCGCACGCTGCAGGCGACCCCGCCGGGCGAGGAGGAGGCAGGGGGCATGCGCCAATATATGGCCGGCCTGTTCGTGATCCAGAACTCGACGCCGGGCGCGCTGGTGAACACGATCGCGACGCGCGACTCGCTTGGCCTGCCACGCGACTGGATGGACAAGTACGTCCCTGCCACACTCGCGGTGACCCCGGCGCAGATGAGCGAAGCCGCGAAGAACTTTCCGCTCGACAAGTTGACGCTGGTGGTGGTGGGTGATCTCAAGGTGATCACGCCGCAACTCCAGGCGCTACCCGAGTTGAAGGGAATCGAGTTCAAGACGGTGACCGTTCCCTGA
- a CDS encoding pitrilysin family protein — translation MKMKRWMAALALAGAALPLGLAASPAAAQGAAQKLSVETQYFTLSNGLRVVLAKDTISPTVTVGVYYGIGFRIEPRERTGFAHLFEHLLFQGSKNAPKGVHISTISNAGGILNGSTRYDFTNYFEVVPSNALERMLWLEADRMASPVINEEVLKNQQGVVGNEVKVNVLNQPYSTWPWIDLPMLANTNWYNSHNFYGELKEIEAATVADASQFHDAFYKPSNAVLVVAGDIDYAATRAMIEKYFGWMPKAPPAKLPDISEPRQTQEKFKSRVDKLAPKPGWAAGYHVPPRGTPEWYAMGLIDQILVKGQDSRLYRKLVADTGIAGEVGGGINFPLGTMFNYQGPMLWSFNFTHDANRSREEIKAAVDSVIEDLRTRPVSAEELARARTKMRSSLYSTIDGTGRIGLIDLLAVYALFDNDPAKVNGIEDGFAKVTPALIQKTAQEYLRPTNRSIYVIDPGAAPAAAPKPAGAK, via the coding sequence ATGAAGATGAAACGGTGGATGGCGGCGCTTGCGCTGGCCGGGGCGGCGTTGCCGCTCGGCTTGGCGGCATCGCCCGCAGCGGCGCAGGGGGCCGCGCAGAAGCTGTCGGTCGAGACGCAATATTTCACGCTGTCCAATGGCCTGCGCGTGGTGCTGGCGAAGGACACGATCTCGCCCACCGTCACGGTCGGCGTCTATTACGGCATCGGCTTTCGCATCGAGCCGCGCGAGCGCACCGGCTTCGCCCACCTGTTCGAGCATCTGCTGTTCCAGGGATCGAAGAACGCGCCCAAGGGCGTGCACATCAGCACGATCAGCAATGCCGGCGGCATCCTCAACGGATCGACCCGCTACGACTTCACCAACTATTTCGAGGTCGTTCCGTCGAACGCGCTCGAGCGCATGCTGTGGCTCGAGGCGGACCGCATGGCGAGCCCGGTGATCAACGAAGAGGTGCTCAAGAACCAGCAGGGCGTGGTCGGCAACGAGGTCAAGGTCAACGTCCTCAACCAGCCCTACTCCACCTGGCCGTGGATCGACCTGCCGATGCTGGCCAACACCAACTGGTACAACAGCCATAACTTCTACGGCGAGCTGAAGGAGATTGAAGCGGCGACGGTGGCCGATGCCAGCCAGTTCCACGACGCCTTCTACAAGCCGTCCAACGCGGTGCTCGTGGTCGCGGGCGACATCGACTATGCGGCGACGCGCGCGATGATTGAGAAATATTTCGGCTGGATGCCCAAGGCGCCCCCGGCCAAACTCCCCGATATCAGCGAGCCGCGCCAGACGCAGGAGAAGTTCAAGAGCCGCGTCGACAAGCTGGCGCCCAAGCCCGGCTGGGCGGCGGGCTATCACGTACCGCCACGCGGGACGCCCGAATGGTATGCGATGGGCCTGATCGACCAGATTCTGGTCAAGGGGCAGGACAGCCGCCTCTACCGCAAGCTGGTCGCCGACACCGGCATCGCCGGCGAGGTCGGCGGCGGGATCAACTTCCCGCTCGGCACGATGTTCAACTATCAGGGCCCGATGCTGTGGAGCTTCAACTTCACGCACGACGCCAACCGCAGCCGCGAGGAGATCAAGGCGGCGGTCGACAGCGTGATCGAGGATCTGCGCACCAGGCCGGTCTCGGCCGAGGAGCTGGCGCGGGCGCGGACCAAGATGCGCTCCTCGCTCTATTCGACGATCGACGGGACGGGGCGGATCGGCCTCATTGACCTGCTCGCGGTCTATGCGCTGTTCGACAACGACCCGGCCAAGGTCAACGGAATCGAGGACGGCTTCGCCAAGGTGACGCCCGCGCTGATCCAGAAGACCGCGCAGGAATATCTGCGCCCGACCAACCGCTCGATCTATGTCATCGACCCCGGCGCGGCGCCCGCCGCTGCGCCTAAGCCCGCGGGAGCCAAGTAA
- a CDS encoding molybdopterin-binding protein, with amino-acid sequence MSERIWTAGLVVIGDEILSGRTQDKNVAQIAVWLNVQGIRLAEVRVVPDIESRIVEAVNAIRTTYDYCFTTGGIGPTHDDITVDAIAAALGVPVVVHPGARALMERYYETRGGLTEARLRMARVPEGAELIPNRMSGAPGIRIGNLFILAGVPHITAGMLDALTGTLEGGRPVVSATIGCWVAESEIAGLLGETEKAFEGVAIGSYPFFREGRTGANFVVRATDPALVEACIGQLGVQLAAAGYEIVPGGI; translated from the coding sequence ATGAGCGAGCGCATCTGGACCGCGGGCCTGGTGGTGATCGGCGACGAGATCCTCTCGGGCCGCACGCAGGACAAGAATGTCGCGCAGATCGCGGTGTGGCTCAACGTCCAGGGCATCCGCCTCGCCGAGGTGCGGGTGGTACCCGACATTGAGTCGCGCATCGTCGAGGCGGTGAACGCGATCCGTACCACCTATGACTATTGCTTCACCACCGGCGGCATCGGCCCGACGCATGACGACATCACGGTCGATGCGATCGCCGCAGCATTGGGCGTGCCGGTGGTCGTTCATCCGGGCGCGCGGGCGCTCATGGAGCGCTATTACGAGACCCGCGGCGGGCTGACTGAGGCGCGGCTGCGCATGGCGCGCGTGCCGGAGGGCGCGGAGCTGATCCCCAACCGGATGTCGGGCGCGCCGGGCATCCGTATCGGCAATTTGTTCATCCTCGCCGGCGTGCCGCACATCACCGCGGGCATGCTCGACGCGCTCACCGGCACGCTCGAGGGCGGGCGGCCGGTGGTCAGCGCGACGATCGGCTGCTGGGTTGCCGAGAGCGAGATCGCCGGACTGCTCGGCGAGACCGAGAAGGCGTTCGAGGGCGTGGCGATCGGCAGCTACCCCTTTTTCCGCGAAGGCCGCACCGGAGCGAATTTCGTGGTGCGCGCGACCGACCCGGCGCTGGTCGAGGCGTGCATCGGGCAGCTCGGCGTGCAACTCGCCGCCGCGGGATATGAGATCGTGCCCGGCGGAATCTGA
- the map gene encoding type I methionyl aminopeptidase yields MTEYVAVTADTNFARDGAIKLYGPDGFAGMRAAGRLAAEILDALVPHVVPGVTTQELDDFVRQRMLDGGAVPATLGYRGYTHSCCISINHVVCHGIPGPKTLKDGDIVNIDVTPLLDGWHGDTSRMYLVGNVPLKAKRLVDVTYECLMLGIEQAKPGNTMGDVGHAIQKYAEKHRYGVVRDFCGHGLGRVFHDAPEVVHVGRPGTGPELRPGMFFTIEPMINIGRPDVKLLDDGWTAVTRDRSLSAQFEHSIGITEDGCEIFTQSPTGLHQPPYA; encoded by the coding sequence ATGACCGAATATGTTGCCGTGACCGCCGACACCAATTTCGCCCGCGACGGGGCGATCAAGCTCTATGGCCCGGACGGGTTCGCCGGCATGCGCGCCGCCGGCCGGCTCGCGGCCGAAATCCTCGACGCGCTGGTGCCGCACGTCGTGCCCGGCGTGACCACGCAGGAGCTCGACGATTTCGTGCGCCAGCGCATGCTCGACGGCGGCGCGGTGCCCGCGACGCTCGGCTATCGCGGCTACACGCATAGCTGCTGCATTAGTATCAACCATGTCGTGTGCCACGGTATCCCCGGCCCGAAGACGCTCAAGGACGGCGACATCGTCAACATCGACGTGACGCCATTGCTCGATGGCTGGCACGGCGACACCAGCCGCATGTACCTGGTCGGGAACGTCCCCCTGAAGGCGAAGCGCCTGGTCGACGTCACCTATGAGTGCTTGATGCTCGGCATCGAGCAGGCCAAGCCCGGCAACACGATGGGCGATGTCGGCCATGCCATCCAGAAATATGCCGAGAAACACCGCTACGGCGTCGTCCGCGACTTCTGCGGCCATGGCCTCGGCCGCGTGTTTCACGACGCGCCCGAGGTGGTCCATGTCGGCCGCCCCGGCACCGGCCCCGAGCTGCGCCCCGGCATGTTCTTCACGATCGAGCCGATGATCAACATCGGCCGCCCCGACGTGAAGCTGCTCGACGACGGCTGGACCGCGGTGACGCGCGACCGCTCGCTCTCGGCGCAGTTCGAGCATTCGATCGGCATCACCGAGGACGGCTGCGAGATCTTCACGCAGAGCCCGACAGGCCTGCACCAGCCGCCTTACGCCTGA
- a CDS encoding NAD(P)/FAD-dependent oxidoreductase, whose translation MTTPPTNYDAIILGAGAAGLMCALTAGQRGRRVLLIDHADQVGKKILISGGGRCNFTNLHTAPDRYLSTNPHFAKSALHRYTQHDFIALVERHGIAWHEKTLGQLFCDGSAKQIVAMLLAECEAGGVEIALGQAVRDVIHADGRYRVTVGERQAEAPALVLATGGPSIPKMGATGFAYDLARKFGLKIVEPRPALVPLTLGGGEVLFRDLSGVAAPVEARAGKAKFREAALFTHRGLSGPAILQISSYWRHGEPVEIDFLPDRGAGWLVEAKRAQPRATLRKLLGDALPNRLADTLADQLALDTELANTPDKKLAEAERRLAAWRFHPNGTEGYAKAEVTIGGIATAGLSSQTMEARDVPGLYAIGEGVDVTGWLGGYNFQWAWASGWAAGQAI comes from the coding sequence CTGACCACCCCGCCGACAAATTACGACGCCATCATCCTCGGCGCGGGGGCGGCTGGCCTCATGTGCGCCCTCACCGCCGGCCAGCGCGGCCGCCGCGTGCTGCTGATCGATCATGCCGATCAGGTGGGGAAGAAGATCCTGATCTCGGGCGGCGGGCGGTGCAACTTCACCAACCTCCACACCGCGCCCGACCGCTATCTCTCCACCAACCCGCATTTCGCCAAGTCGGCGCTGCACCGCTATACCCAGCACGACTTCATCGCCCTGGTCGAGCGCCATGGCATCGCCTGGCACGAGAAGACGCTGGGCCAGCTCTTCTGCGACGGCAGCGCGAAGCAGATCGTCGCGATGCTGCTCGCCGAATGCGAGGCCGGCGGGGTCGAGATCGCGCTTGGCCAAGCCGTCCGCGACGTAATCCACGCCGACGGCCGCTATCGCGTGACGGTCGGCGAACGCCAGGCGGAGGCTCCCGCCCTCGTCCTCGCCACGGGCGGCCCTTCGATCCCCAAGATGGGCGCGACCGGCTTCGCCTATGATCTCGCGCGCAAGTTCGGCCTCAAGATCGTCGAGCCGCGCCCTGCGCTCGTCCCTCTCACGCTCGGCGGCGGCGAAGTGCTGTTCCGCGACCTCTCCGGCGTCGCCGCGCCAGTCGAGGCGCGCGCGGGCAAGGCGAAGTTCCGTGAAGCCGCCCTGTTCACCCATCGCGGCCTCTCCGGCCCTGCCATCCTCCAGATCAGCTCCTATTGGCGCCACGGCGAGCCAGTCGAGATCGACTTCCTGCCCGATCGCGGCGCCGGCTGGCTGGTCGAGGCCAAGCGCGCCCAGCCCCGCGCCACGCTACGCAAGCTGCTCGGCGATGCCCTCCCCAACCGCCTCGCCGACACGCTCGCCGACCAGCTCGCGCTCGATACCGAACTCGCCAACACTCCCGACAAGAAGCTCGCCGAAGCCGAGCGCCGCCTCGCCGCCTGGCGCTTCCACCCCAATGGTACCGAAGGCTACGCCAAGGCCGAAGTGACGATCGGCGGCATCGCCACCGCGGGTCTGTCATCCCAGACGATGGAAGCGCGCGACGTCCCCGGCCTCTACGCGATCGGCGAGGGCGTGGACGTCACCGGCTGGCTCGGCGGCTACAATTTCCAATGGGCCTGGGCGAGCGGCTGGGCGGCGGGCCAAGCGATCTGA
- a CDS encoding DUF885 family protein has product MRFATLLFASLLASTAVSATLTQQVPPPAAQPDESVEDAKLRKLFHDSDEALLKRQPLQAIFRGDLRYADRLGTYYTDAFNAAEKAAAEADLAGLKRIDRAKLNPVNRIAYDVFKADQERSLKGFRPAILGVTKYLPIDHFNGFQTFYPDFASGQGAAPFKTVLDYENNLKRNAEYAATYDRVIGLFREGMKRKIVQPKLVVRNMIGQFDRLIAQGVEGSVFYAPVKKFPEGVSEADQARLRAAYAAQVKDVLIPAHKRIRDFLANEYLAAARDSVGTSALPGGAAVYAYAIESNTTLPLTADHVHNLGLSEVKRILAEMEVQKAKVGFTGTLPEFFTFLRTDPQFQPKSAEALREGYEAIGKRVDARVREQFSLIPKTPLEIRPVPDYRAEGDAAGSYVQGTPDGSRPGVFFYNTHDLPVRYTWGMETLYLHEAVPGHHFQISLAQENDKLPAFMRFGGNTAFVEGWALYAETLYKELDVAVEPYQRMGGLSDEMLRAMRLVVDSGLHAKGWSREQAIDYMLANSPMPKTDAVAEVERYIAIPGQALAYKVGQLTILKAKAKARAALGDKFDPRAFHAVVLDTGALPMPVLEKKIDDWIAARK; this is encoded by the coding sequence ATGCGCTTCGCCACGTTGCTGTTCGCTTCGCTGCTCGCCAGCACCGCCGTTTCCGCCACGCTGACGCAGCAGGTTCCGCCGCCGGCGGCGCAGCCGGACGAGAGCGTGGAGGATGCGAAGCTGCGCAAACTGTTCCACGACAGCGACGAGGCGCTGCTCAAGCGCCAGCCGCTGCAGGCGATCTTCCGCGGCGACCTGCGCTATGCCGACCGGCTCGGCACCTATTACACCGACGCCTTCAACGCCGCGGAGAAGGCGGCCGCGGAGGCGGACCTCGCCGGACTCAAGCGGATCGACCGCGCGAAGCTGAACCCGGTCAACCGCATCGCCTATGACGTGTTCAAGGCGGATCAGGAACGCAGCCTCAAGGGATTTCGTCCCGCGATCCTCGGCGTCACCAAATATCTGCCGATCGATCATTTCAACGGCTTCCAGACCTTCTACCCCGACTTCGCCTCGGGGCAGGGGGCGGCGCCGTTCAAGACGGTGCTCGACTACGAGAACAATCTGAAGCGCAACGCCGAATATGCCGCGACCTACGACCGGGTGATCGGCCTGTTCCGCGAGGGGATGAAGCGCAAGATCGTCCAGCCCAAGCTGGTGGTGCGCAACATGATCGGCCAGTTCGACAGACTGATCGCGCAGGGCGTCGAGGGTTCGGTGTTCTACGCGCCGGTCAAGAAGTTCCCCGAGGGCGTGAGCGAGGCCGATCAGGCGCGGCTGCGCGCGGCCTATGCGGCGCAGGTCAAGGACGTGCTGATCCCGGCGCACAAGCGCATCCGCGACTTCTTGGCGAACGAGTATCTCGCGGCGGCGCGCGACAGCGTCGGCACTTCGGCGCTGCCGGGCGGCGCGGCGGTGTACGCCTACGCAATCGAGAGCAACACCACGCTGCCGCTGACCGCGGACCATGTCCACAATCTCGGCCTGTCGGAGGTCAAGCGCATCCTCGCCGAGATGGAGGTGCAGAAGGCCAAGGTCGGGTTCACGGGCACGCTGCCCGAATTCTTCACCTTCCTGCGCACCGACCCGCAGTTCCAGCCCAAGAGCGCCGAGGCGCTGCGCGAGGGGTATGAGGCGATCGGCAAGCGAGTCGACGCACGGGTGCGCGAGCAATTCTCGCTCATCCCCAAGACCCCGCTCGAGATCCGCCCGGTGCCTGACTATCGCGCCGAGGGCGACGCGGCGGGCAGCTATGTCCAGGGCACGCCCGACGGGTCGCGGCCGGGGGTGTTCTTCTACAACACCCACGATCTTCCGGTGCGCTACACCTGGGGGATGGAGACGCTCTACCTGCACGAGGCGGTGCCGGGGCATCACTTCCAGATCAGCCTGGCGCAGGAGAATGACAAGCTGCCCGCCTTCATGCGTTTCGGCGGCAACACTGCCTTCGTCGAGGGCTGGGCGCTCTATGCCGAGACGCTGTACAAGGAGCTGGACGTCGCGGTTGAGCCGTACCAGCGGATGGGCGGCCTTTCCGACGAGATGCTGCGCGCGATGCGGCTGGTGGTCGACAGCGGGCTCCACGCCAAGGGCTGGAGCCGCGAGCAGGCGATCGACTATATGCTCGCCAACTCGCCGATGCCCAAGACCGACGCGGTCGCCGAGGTTGAGCGCTACATCGCGATTCCGGGGCAGGCGCTGGCCTACAAGGTCGGGCAGCTGACGATCCTCAAGGCGAAGGCCAAGGCCAGGGCGGCGCTGGGCGACAAGTTCGACCCGCGCGCCTTCCATGCGGTGGTGCTCGATACCGGCGCGCTGCCGATGCCGGTGCTGGAGAAGAAGATCGACGACTGGATCGCAGCGCGGAAGTAA
- a CDS encoding P-II family nitrogen regulator: MKKIEAIIKPFKLDEVKEALHEVGVSGITVTEAKGFGRQKGHTELYRGAEYVVDFLPKVKLEVVVEDALTDRVVEAIATAAQTGRIGDGKIFVTAVETALRIRTGERDDNAI, translated from the coding sequence GTGAAAAAGATCGAAGCCATCATCAAGCCGTTCAAGCTCGATGAGGTGAAGGAGGCGCTGCACGAGGTGGGGGTGTCCGGGATCACCGTGACCGAGGCCAAGGGCTTCGGGCGCCAGAAGGGGCATACCGAGCTCTATCGCGGCGCGGAATATGTCGTCGACTTCCTGCCCAAGGTGAAGCTCGAAGTGGTGGTCGAGGATGCGCTGACCGACCGCGTGGTCGAGGCGATCGCCACCGCCGCGCAGACCGGCCGGATCGGCGACGGCAAGATCTTCGTCACCGCGGTCGAGACGGCGCTGCGCATCCGCACCGGGGAGCGCGACGACAACGCGATTTGA
- the glnA gene encoding type I glutamate--ammonia ligase has product MANTAADILKMVKDQEIEWIDLRFTDPKGKWQHLTMVAGVIGEDELTDGLMFDGSSIEGWKAINESDMILKPDLDAVWVDPFSATPMLILVCDIVEPSTGELYARDPRSTAKRSEAYLQSLGIGDTVYVGPEAEFFMFDDVRFENSYSTSYYALDDIELPGNSSKEYESGNMGHRPRAKGGYFPVAPVDSAVDIRGEMVSTMLEMGLPCDKHHHEVAAAQHELGLTFGTLVQTADRMQIYKYVVHQVAHAYGKTATFMPKPIKEDNGSGMHTHMSIWDGGKPLFAGNGYAGLSEMCLYFIGGVIKHAKALNAFTNPTTNSYKRLVPGYEAPVLLAYSSRNRSASCRIPYGAGTKAKRVEFRFPDALANPYLAYAALLMAGLDGIQNKIHPGDPMDKNLYDLPPEELAEVPTVCGSLREALDSLEADMDFLLKGDVFGKDQIDAYIELKRAEVARWEMTPSPVEFDMYYSA; this is encoded by the coding sequence ATGGCTAACACCGCCGCCGACATTCTGAAGATGGTGAAGGATCAGGAGATCGAGTGGATCGACCTGCGCTTCACCGACCCCAAGGGCAAGTGGCAGCACCTGACCATGGTCGCCGGCGTGATCGGCGAGGACGAGCTGACCGACGGCCTGATGTTCGACGGTTCGTCGATCGAGGGCTGGAAGGCGATCAACGAGTCGGACATGATCCTCAAGCCCGATCTGGACGCCGTGTGGGTCGATCCGTTCAGCGCCACCCCGATGCTGATCCTGGTGTGCGACATCGTCGAGCCCTCGACCGGCGAGCTCTATGCCCGCGACCCGCGCTCGACCGCGAAGCGCTCGGAGGCCTATCTCCAGTCGCTCGGCATCGGCGACACCGTCTATGTCGGCCCCGAGGCCGAGTTCTTCATGTTCGACGACGTCCGTTTCGAGAACAGCTATTCGACCAGCTATTACGCGCTCGACGACATCGAGCTGCCGGGCAATTCGTCCAAGGAGTATGAGAGCGGCAACATGGGCCACCGCCCCCGCGCCAAGGGCGGCTATTTCCCCGTCGCGCCGGTCGACAGCGCCGTCGACATCCGCGGCGAGATGGTCTCGACCATGCTCGAAATGGGCCTGCCCTGCGACAAGCACCACCATGAGGTCGCCGCCGCGCAGCACGAGCTCGGCCTGACCTTCGGTACGCTGGTCCAGACCGCCGACCGCATGCAGATCTACAAGTATGTCGTGCACCAGGTCGCGCATGCCTATGGCAAGACCGCGACCTTCATGCCCAAGCCGATCAAGGAAGATAACGGCTCGGGCATGCACACCCACATGTCGATCTGGGACGGCGGCAAGCCGCTGTTCGCGGGCAATGGCTATGCCGGCCTCAGCGAGATGTGCCTCTACTTCATCGGCGGCGTGATCAAGCACGCCAAGGCGCTCAACGCCTTCACCAACCCGACCACCAACAGCTACAAGCGGCTGGTGCCGGGCTATGAGGCGCCGGTGCTGCTCGCCTATTCGTCGCGCAACCGTTCGGCCTCGTGCCGCATCCCGTACGGCGCGGGCACCAAGGCGAAGCGCGTCGAGTTCCGCTTCCCCGATGCGCTGGCCAACCCCTATCTCGCTTATGCCGCGCTGCTGATGGCCGGCCTCGACGGCATCCAGAACAAGATCCATCCGGGCGACCCGATGGACAAGAACCTCTACGACCTGCCGCCTGAGGAACTGGCCGAAGTGCCGACCGTGTGCGGTTCGCTGCGCGAGGCGCTCGACAGCCTGGAGGCCGATATGGACTTCCTGCTCAAGGGCGACGTGTTCGGCAAGGACCAGATCGACGCCTATATCGAGCTCAAGCGCGCCGAAGTCGCCCGCTGGGAGATGACCCCGAGCCCGGTCGAGTTCGACATGTACTATTCGGCCTGA